In Cyanobacteriota bacterium, the DNA window TCTACAGCCAAGTCACCACGTTGGGCTATTGCCCTCAAGTTTGCCGCTGAAATTGCTGAGACTCAAATAGAATCTGTGGATTATGAACTTGGGCGCTTGGGTACTATTACGCCAGTGGCTAATTTGAGTCCGGTACAACTTGCTGGCACAACAGTTAAGCGAGCTACTTTACACAACTTTGATCAAATCACACGGCTTGGTATTAGAGTTGGTGACTGGGTTAACGTTCGCAAGGCTGGTGAGATCATTCCGGAGATTGTTAGTGTGAATCTTGCCAAGCGAGGTGAGACTCAAGCCATTGAAGTGCCGATCGCTTGCCCCGTTTGCGGTTCAGAAGTTGAGAAAGAGGATGTGAGTTATAAATGTACTAATGTAGCTAGTTGTCCAGCACAAGTCTTGAGGCGTATACAGCATTGGTGTTCTAAGGGTGCAATGGATATTGGTGGAGTTGGTCCTGCGCTGGTTGCTACTCTGCTTGAAAATAAATTAATTAAAACCCCATTGGATTTATACCGGCTCAAGCTTGAAGATATTGCTGGTCTTGAGCGCATGGCTGAAAAGTCCTCACAGAATGCTATTGATTCTATTCGCGCAAGTCGTAGCCAGAGTTTTTCTCGTTTTCTTTTTGCTTTAGGTATCAAGCATATTGGCGTCAATGTCGCTGAACTGATAGCAAGCTATTTTCCTGATCTCGCTATTTTAGAGTCAGAACTTTTGAATAATTATGGTGAGTCTTTACTCAAGGTGGATGGTCTTGGTCCTAAAATAATTGAATCACTGCAGGAATTTTTTGAGTCTGATACCTATAATGAGATTCGCAAGAGCTTAAAAGCTCAACCAGAACTTCTTGATATTCAAAGCAATGCTGCAAAACAAGTGGGGACTAGTCTTGAGGGTTTGAGTTTTGTTATTACTGGAACCCTTACTGAGAGCCGTTCTCATTACGAAGCTTTAATTAAAGACAATGGTGGCAAAGTTGGCTCTTCTATTTCCAAGAAGACTTCTTATTTGCTTTGTGGCGAGAATGCAGGATCAAAACATGATAAGGCAGAGCAGTTGGGAGTCAAGATTCTTAACGAGAAGGAATTCTATGAGTTGCTTTAGATCTTCGTCATTGCCAGCCCGAAGGGCGCGGCAATCTAATACATTAATTTGGAGGGCTTCGCTTTTTGTGATTCTCTTTTGGGGGCTTGCAATGACTGGGGTTCAAGCTCAAGAAATCTCAATTGGTTTATATGACCAGATTGATACTTTATATCTAACAGCTAATAAAGATTACGAAGTTAATGAAGATCTTGATAACAATGCAGCTTTTGCAAATTCAAGAACGATGTTAAAAAAGAAAACTGGTGATCGAGCTTTGATTCGCTCTTCGCCAGCTGCTGCAAACTCATTATTGATCGCTGCTGAGCCTGATTTAATAACTACTAGCCGTATTGTGGAGTTTATTTGTAAAGAGGATTGCTTGTTTAAAATCAAACATGGCAATATAAGTCAAACCTATCGAGGCTCTATAGTGATAAAACCTCAGCATGATTATTTTAC includes these proteins:
- the ligA gene encoding NAD-dependent DNA ligase LigA; protein product: MVTFLKQYQELLTKLKAWSEAYYLNDAPVVEDAVYDAHLQELLILEAANPEIISSDSPSQNVGAKLSSTKFGKVKHEIPMISLANAFGPDEIREWEERINRVIGIETKREYIFELKIDGLSIAIDYANGKLVRAATRGDGKVGEDVTENVCTIITLPQEVNIETLQLGSKFQIRGEVYINKKDFAHINEEQTKLGGTIYANPRNTASGSLRQLDSKVTASRKLDAIFYALFPQAETQMESLKQLEELGFKTNAANNKVCKTIDEVIELYTYWQENKNSLDYEIDGAVVKINQIDLQKTLGSTAKSPRWAIALKFAAEIAETQIESVDYELGRLGTITPVANLSPVQLAGTTVKRATLHNFDQITRLGIRVGDWVNVRKAGEIIPEIVSVNLAKRGETQAIEVPIACPVCGSEVEKEDVSYKCTNVASCPAQVLRRIQHWCSKGAMDIGGVGPALVATLLENKLIKTPLDLYRLKLEDIAGLERMAEKSSQNAIDSIRASRSQSFSRFLFALGIKHIGVNVAELIASYFPDLAILESELLNNYGESLLKVDGLGPKIIESLQEFFESDTYNEIRKSLKAQPELLDIQSNAAKQVGTSLEGLSFVITGTLTESRSHYEALIKDNGGKVGSSISKKTSYLLCGENAGSKHDKAEQLGVKILNEKEFYELL